From a region of the Xyrauchen texanus isolate HMW12.3.18 chromosome 47, RBS_HiC_50CHRs, whole genome shotgun sequence genome:
- the LOC127638749 gene encoding proline-rich transmembrane protein 4-like, translated as MLLLRGTLAVGVLFFYFSSVNGFISGFGSKPTTQRESESKGWGLPYVGKLPKLSSFGLGPWSPFGKAAEPLVTMKIVNPTNSEPNTQNYTLSTEELTSLKYQPTTTATEETPSSTVHLGTLLPLKSAELPTNDLLRDNYRLDRTEPPFKFDSNFDLDLWPPHNSKSTDEPPQYTTQSPQTPTSTAQRNSTMQTITLRQTTETKSLNSDQTIPTNARSTTSRSTTLVQMTNFTTTAAPKTELSTEPLTSTDVSTEQHTLGTMQSASESDWTPTEPTEKSLDGFPWVQQTTGPTEGGIFQSIGREFTSNPPAGAGVASEEADKETGRSADVTTQTQSGEQTTSASATTLRNTEMPTTPSEDWLTDLTQESALPDCNAEHSGICSDTWPTTTLSNSTSKNDSATTMSTNISHSPITFQEPHLFVALYSDWNSALATWGSAWEAHIYGLGTVFCLVALASTLNLLCLPLQYPSGCGYFALVSLCLVAAGCTRAFALVYDAYGYQERIASNEASLLLYEAPFPCMTAAFGLVFLLLSMRSRMQLSYAAFQRPCFLACLVLLHFVAAFGPAALLHVDQQGKTQYRFLCLISRGAFVGLATFLSTAYFVFYCYVRADSKHIYHLNNTSPTPAERYNRCPFAESRDWDRAAAAVLLSAVFSLACTGLQLYAMLHALGLAGSIDAFRPWPWWTFQFSCRVCEAVVCLTLVLVVSQPVYCSDHLPQPGSCWSELLGAKSPIIPGSYQWTLSQQEKLAICDPIGHGETEYLPLYTLVDDRLGSLNGLDLLYHSNQAMTYRDLDIDLSNTQTNTGAPSVGSSCTSDSTADLHPPSPINLRRSIDEALFNESLFPMSLFSPLRPFTSSDHSLDGRETSSSGAQTLRDTHTPDPCLYRTSSCVEVLPQAPLPSQTQQDGPPLGFPPSPSPSLSSSTCCSTPEHWQGSSSSCSLYRQSLAGSSLVLCSTPEGHHLPQSTLSGGSNHTATSSHQVGSLQRTYRTLNSQESLDQQSEFDQSIQEEFISVCRQIDALSICSETIDL; from the exons ATGCTGCTTCTGCGTGGGACTCTTGCGGTTGGAGTTCTGTTCTTTTACTTCAGCTCTGTGAATGGGTTTATCAGTGGGTTTGGGTCAAAACCAACAACCCAAAGAGAGTCAGAGTCAAAAGGATGGGGCTTACCCTATGTGGGAAAACTTCCAAAACTTTCATCATTTGGTTTGGGACCGTGGAGTCCTTTTGGTAAGGCTGCAGAGCCTTTGGTCACCATGAAAATTGTGAATCCAACAAACTCAGAACCAAATACACAAAACTATACTCTGTCTACAGAGGAGTTAACCAGTCTAAAATACCAGCCAACCACAACTGCAACTGAGGAAACTCCAAGTAGCACCGTCCACCTAGGCACCCTGCTACCTTTGAAATCAGCAGAACTACCAACAAATGACCTACTCAGGGACAACTATCGACTGGATAGAACTGAGCCTCCTTTTAAGTTTGATTCAAACTTTGATCTTGACCTCTGGCCTCCCCATAATTCCAAGAGCACAGATGAACCACCACAGTACACAACACAATCTCCTCAAACACCAACATCCACTGCTCAACGTAACAGCACCATGCAGACTATAACGCTAAGACAAACAACAGAAACCAAGAGCCTGAACAGTGATCAAACTATACCCACAAATGCTAGATCAACAACATCAAGATCAACTACTTTAGTACAGATGACAAATTTCACAACAACAGCAGCCCCTAAGACTGAACTGTCTACCGAACCTTTGACGAGCACTGACGTCAGCACTGAACAACACACATTGGGGACAATGCAATCTGCCTCAGAGTCAGACTGGACACCTACTGAACCCACTGAAAAATCTTTGGATGGGTTTCCATGGGTGCAGCAAACTACAGGCCCAACAGAAGGGGGGATATTCCAAAGCATTGGCCGAGAATTCACTTCCAACCCGCCAGCAGGAG CAGGCGTTGCATCGGAGGAAGCAGATAAGGAAACAGGGAGGAGTGCTGATGTGACAACGCAAACGCAAAGTGGTGAGCAGACAACATCAGCAAGTGCAACGACTCTCAGGAATACAG AAATGCCCACAACACCGTCTGAGGACTGGCTGACAGACCTTACCCAAGAATCTGCACTCCCAGACTGCAACGCAGAACATTCAGGAATCTGCAGTGACACATGGCCCACCACTACTCTGAGCAACAGTACTAGCAAAAATGACAGCGCAACCACCATGTCCACCAACATATCTCACAGCCCCATCACGTTTCAAGAACCACATCTGTTTGTTGCACTGTATTCTGATTGGAACAGTGCCCTGGCAACATGGGGTTCGGCGTGGGAAGCACACATTTATGGACTGGGCACTGTGTTCTGTCTAGTTGCCTTGGCCTCCACCCTGAACCTTCTCTGCCTGCCCCTTCAGTACCCATCAGGTTGTGGCTACTTCGCTCTGGTCAGCCTCTGCCTTGTGGCTGCTGGCTGCACGAGGGCTTTTGCCCTAGTTTATGATGCCTACGGATACCAGGAACGCATAGCATCCAATGAAGCCTCACTGTTACTTTACGAGGCACCATTCCCCTGCATGACAGCCGCCTTCGGCTTAGTGTTCCTACTTCTGTCAATGCGCTCCCGTATGCAGCTTTCTTATGCAGCCTTTCAAAGACCCTGCTTTCTAGCCTGCTTAGTGCTTCTGCACTTTGTTGCTGCATTTGGCCCCGCTGCATTACTCCATGTTGACCAACAAGGAAAAACACAATACCGGTTTCTATGCTTGATTTCCCGAGGTGCCTTTGTGGGTCTGGCGACTTTCCTGTCCACTGCATATTTTGTGTTCTACTGCTATGTTCGTGCTGACTCCAAGCATATTTATCATCTGAACAACACATCGCCAACACCGGCTGAACGTTACAATCGTTGCCCGTTTGCGGAGAGCCGAGATTGGGACCGCGCAGCAGCGGCGGTGCTTCTCTCAGCTGTCTTCTCTTTGGCTTGCACAGGGCTGCAGCTCTATGCTATGCTGCACGCCCTTGGCCTCGCTGGAAGCATTGACGCCTTTCGGCCTTGGCCATGGTGGACATTTCAGTTCAGTTGCCGAGTTTGTGAGGCTGTGGTCTGCCTCACATTGGTGCTGGTAGTTTCTCAGCCAGTCTACTGCTCTGATCACCTTCCTCAACCAGGCAGTTGCTGGTCTGAACTTCTTGGAGCAAAGTCACCTATTATTCCTGGAAGCTACCAATGGACTCTTTCCCAGCAGGAGAAGCTGGCCATCTGCGATCCAATTGGGCACGGAGAAACAGAGTACCTTCCCTTGTACACACTGGTGGATGATCGTCTAGGCAGCTTGAATGGCCTTGACCTTCTATACCATAGTAACCAGGCAATGACCTATAGGGACCTTGACATAGACCTTTCCAACACTCAAACCAACACTGGTGCCCCCTCTGTGGGATCATCCTGTACCAGTGACTCCACTGCAGATCTGCACCCTCCATCACCTATAAATCTGCGCCGAAGCATCGATGAGGCACTATTTAATGAGTCTCTTTTTCCCATGAGTCTCTTTAGCCCCTTACGACCCTTCACCTCTAGTGACCATTCCCTGGATGGTAGGGAGACCAGCTCCAGTGGTGCCCAAACCCTCAGAGACACTCATACGCCTGATCCATGCCTATACAGAACATCCTCCTGTGTGGAGGTGCTACCACAGGCCCCGCTCCCTTCTCAAACCCAACAGGATGGTCCTCCATTGGGTTTTCCTCCATCCCCATCTCCATCACTGTCATCATCCACTTGTTGCTCAACACCAGAGCACTGGCAAGGCAGCTCTAGTTCCTGCTCCCTCTACAGACAGTCTCTGGCTGGCTCCTCACTAGTTTTGTGCTCTACTCCAGAAGGACACCATCTGCCACAATCTACCCTTAGTGGTGGCTCAAACCACACTGCAACATCTAGCCACCAAGTGGGCAGCTTGCAGAGAACCTATAGAACATTAAACTCACAAGAGAGTCTGGACCAGCAGTCAGAGTTTGACCAGTCAATCCAAGAAGAGTTTATCAGTGTGTGCAGACAGATTGATGCTCTTAGCATCTGCAGTGAGACTATTGACCTCTAG